A genome region from Tenrec ecaudatus isolate mTenEca1 chromosome 13, mTenEca1.hap1, whole genome shotgun sequence includes the following:
- the MC2R gene encoding adrenocorticotropic hormone receptor codes for MKHIINPYENINDSDRNTSDCPHVVLPEEIFFTISIFGVLENLIVLLAVIKNKNLQLPMYFFICSLAISDMMGSLYKILENILIMLRNMGYLKPRGNFETTADDIIDSMFIVSLLGSIFSLSVIAADRYITIFHALQYHSIMTMRRTALILATIWTFCTGSGITMVVFSHHIPTVLTFTSLFPLMLLFILGLYVHMFLLARSHARNISVLPRANMKGAFTLTILLGVFIFCWAPFILHVLLMTFCPNNPYCICYMSLFQVNGMLIMCNAVIDPFIYAFRSPELRDAFKKMIFCNRYQWNY; via the coding sequence ATGAAGCACATTATCAATCCATATGAAAACATCAATGATTCAGACAGAAATACTTCAGACTGTCCTCATGTTGTATTGCCAGAAGAGATATTTTTCACAATTTCCATATTTGGGGTGTTGGAGAATCTAATCGTCCTTCTGGCTGTGATCAAAAATAAGAATCTTCAGCTACCCATGTATTTTTTCATTTGCAGCCTGGCCATCTCTGATATGATGGGCAGCCTGTACAAGATCTTGGAAAACATTTTGATCATGCTCAGAAACATGGGTTATCTCAAACCTCGTGGCAATTTTGAAACAACAGCCGATGACATCATTGATTCCATGTTCATTGTCTCTCTGCTCGGCTCCATTTTCAGCCTGTCGGTAATTGCCGCAGACCGCTACATCACAATATTCCATGCCCTGCAGTACCACAGCATCATGACCATGCGCCGGACTGCTCTCATCCTGGCGACCATCTGGACCTTCTGCACAGGAAGCGGCATCACCATGGTGGTCTTCTCCCATCACATCCCCACGGTGCTCACCTTCACGTCTCTGTTCCCCCTGATGCTGCTCTTCATCCTAGGCCTTTATGTGCATATGTTCCTGCTGGCCCGTTCCCATGCTAGAAATATCTCAGTCCTCCCTAGAGCCAATATGAAAGGGGCCTTCACACTGACCATCCTGCTTGGAGTCTTCATCTTCTGCTGGGCCCCCTTCATCCTTCATGTCCTCTTAATGACCTTCTGTCCAAATAACCCTTACTGTATTTGctacatgtccctcttccaggtAAATGGTATGTTGATTATGTGTAATGCGGTTATTGATCCCTTTATATATGCCTTCCGAAGCCCAGAGCTCAGAGacgcattcaaaaagatgatattCTGCAACAGGTACCAGTGGAATTACTGA